One genomic window of Apus apus isolate bApuApu2 chromosome 9, bApuApu2.pri.cur, whole genome shotgun sequence includes the following:
- the SLC6A11 gene encoding sodium- and chloride-dependent GABA transporter 3 isoform X3 yields the protein MTAEKTIPIINGKPEDALDPEASRTNLVHSNDKKVHERGHWNNKVEFVLSVAGEIIGLGNVWRFPYLCYKNGGGAFLIPYVVFFICCGIPVFFLETALGQFTSEGGITCWRKVCPLFEGIGYATQVIEAHLNVYYIIILAWAIFYLFNCFTTELPWATCGHEWNTENCVEFQKLNMSNCSQVSLQNATSPVMEFWE from the exons ATGACAGCTGAAAAGACTATTCCTATAATTAATGGCAAGCCAGAAGATGCTTTAGACCCAGAAGCGTCAAGAACCAACCTTGTCCACAGCAATGATAAGAAAGTTCATGAAAGAGGTCACTGGAACAATAAGGTTGAATTTGTGCTTTCTGTGGCAGGGGAGATTATTGGCTTGGGAAATGTATGGAGATTCCCATATCTTTGCTACAAGAATGGAGGAG GTGCTTTCCTCATCCCCTATGTGgtgtttttcatttgctgtggaataccagtatttttcttggaaaCGGCCTTGGGACAGTTTACTAGTGAAGGAGGTATTACTTGCTGGAGGAAAGTTTGCCCTCTATTTGAAG gtaTTGGATATGCTACCCAAGTTATAGAGGCACATCTCAATGTATATTACATCATCATTTTAGCATGGGCTATCTTCTATTTGTTTAACTGCTTTACTACAGAGCTTCCTTGGGCTACCTGTGGGCATGAATGGAACACAG AAAACTGTGTGGAATTTCAAAAACTTAATATGAGCAACTGCAGTCAAGTCTCTTTACAAAATGCCACTTCTCCAGTGATGGAATTCTGGGAGTGA